The Kocuria sp. TGY1127_2 genome includes a window with the following:
- the rlmB gene encoding 23S rRNA (guanosine(2251)-2'-O)-methyltransferase RlmB: MAENNRPGAIRKKKKGPLKGTGGHGRKSLEGKGPTPKAEDRPYHKAHKAKKLAARHQRSAGPARQQRLGGRRTSEELVTGRNAVLEALRTDIPAKHIFVMANIEADDRIREILATVTRRDIPALEITRSEIERLTEGAVHQGVALQIPPYKYPDAGDLTSSILEKWHAGKMEKPPLFVALDGITDPRNLGAIIRSVSAFSGQAVIVPERRAAGVTASAWKTSAGAVSRVPVAKATNLNRVIDQLKEQGVFVVGLDGDGDVQLPALGLATEPLCVVVGSEGKGLSRLTAEKCDQIVSIPIDSSMESLNASLAAGIALYEVSRLRGQAEGQR, translated from the coding sequence ATGGCTGAAAACAACCGGCCCGGAGCAATCCGGAAGAAGAAAAAGGGCCCCCTCAAAGGCACGGGTGGCCACGGGCGCAAATCTTTGGAGGGCAAGGGCCCGACACCCAAGGCGGAGGACCGTCCTTATCACAAAGCTCACAAGGCGAAGAAGCTTGCGGCCCGGCACCAGCGTTCCGCTGGGCCGGCGAGGCAGCAACGTCTTGGCGGAAGGCGCACGAGCGAAGAACTCGTGACGGGGCGCAACGCCGTCCTTGAAGCGCTGCGCACTGATATTCCGGCCAAGCACATCTTTGTGATGGCCAATATCGAGGCCGACGACCGCATCCGGGAAATTCTCGCAACCGTCACCCGCCGAGACATTCCCGCTTTGGAGATCACGCGGAGCGAGATCGAGCGGTTGACAGAAGGGGCCGTTCACCAAGGGGTGGCTCTGCAGATCCCTCCCTACAAATACCCGGACGCAGGCGACCTCACGTCTTCGATTCTGGAGAAGTGGCACGCGGGCAAGATGGAGAAGCCTCCGCTGTTCGTTGCTTTGGACGGAATCACGGATCCGCGTAACTTGGGCGCGATCATCAGGAGCGTTTCGGCCTTCTCGGGACAAGCTGTGATTGTTCCGGAACGTCGAGCCGCCGGCGTGACGGCTTCAGCATGGAAGACGAGTGCGGGGGCGGTCTCACGAGTTCCGGTAGCCAAGGCAACCAACCTGAACCGTGTGATTGACCAGCTCAAAGAACAGGGGGTGTTCGTCGTAGGCCTCGATGGCGACGGTGATGTTCAACTGCCGGCACTCGGGCTGGCGACCGAACCTCTTTGCGTCGTCGTGGGTTCCGAAGGCAAGGGCCTGTCCCGGTTGACGGCTGAGAAGTGCGATCAAATAGTTTCTATCCCGATTGACTCGTCGATGGAGTCCCTCAACGCATCGTTGGCTGCGGGCATCGCTTTGTATGAGGTATCCCGCCTCCGGGGGCAAGCCGAGGGGCAACGATAG
- the otsB gene encoding trehalose-phosphatase translates to MCPVEDAMNDDASPRQGQEGDYDFVVVANRLPVDRTVDDNGESKWGRSPGGLVSALAPVMSSHTGAWVGWHGAADEDLEPFDHDVFHLVPVTLSEGEVRRYYEGFSNATIWPLYHDVIAQPEFHRTWWDTYRAVNNRFAEAAARSASHNATVWIQDYQLQLVPAMLRHLRPDLTIGFFDHIPFPPLEIFAQLPWRKQVLTGLLGADLLGFQRPGDASNFRRCCDKILGVQFDGERTEVTQTPQEQNEEESNERFRRAYTNAMPNVTSRRRARKERLNRDLPTWITRATSYPISIDVEAVTEMASRPATKRRARQIREELGNPKTVYLGVDRLDYTKGIRHRLKAYGELLNDGDLTVESSAMIQVASPSRERVASYIELREQIEGMVGRLNGQFDTMSHTAIRYLHHGYPFEEMIALYLATDVMVVSSLRDGMNLVAKEFVVSHLDHTGALVLSEFTGAAEQLPDAIQINPHDIDGFKEALLYAKNMTIEEQQDRMKGMREQIFAHDVEDWSTRFLEDLSRTREDYLGPEPATDEIPTVGHIDRGHGPFPTPAVEQELQRAAVTDNLLVAMDFDGTLAPFTTDPEEARALPLSQTALETLAGLPETTVALISGRPLSFLRETADPHNKMLLSGSHGAEFDLSAGGQESPELSLTDAQRHALEEATRAVEELVRKHPGSEIEHKPAGVGFHTRTMNDDAAAQTAEADAVKTLKNIPGVKLTPGQYVVECAVLEVNKGDAMEIIRDFTKADTTIFAGDDLTDEYALGVLGADDLGIKVGRAESIARVRVTGPEAMSHALARLAHLRRAHAENPDRQHGTLPDPS, encoded by the coding sequence ATGTGTCCGGTTGAAGATGCTATGAACGACGATGCCAGCCCTCGTCAAGGGCAGGAAGGCGACTACGACTTTGTTGTGGTGGCCAACAGGTTACCGGTGGATCGCACCGTGGACGACAATGGCGAGTCGAAATGGGGCCGATCCCCGGGTGGGCTAGTCAGCGCACTCGCTCCCGTCATGTCCTCACACACTGGGGCCTGGGTTGGCTGGCACGGAGCTGCCGATGAGGACCTCGAACCTTTTGATCACGATGTTTTCCATCTGGTTCCCGTGACGCTGTCCGAAGGTGAGGTTCGCCGGTACTACGAGGGCTTTTCCAATGCGACCATTTGGCCGCTCTACCACGACGTCATTGCCCAGCCTGAATTTCACCGTACGTGGTGGGATACATACCGGGCGGTCAATAATCGATTCGCTGAGGCCGCAGCCCGTAGCGCATCGCACAATGCCACGGTCTGGATCCAGGACTATCAGCTCCAGTTGGTGCCCGCGATGCTTCGGCATTTGCGCCCCGACCTGACGATCGGATTCTTTGACCACATACCTTTCCCGCCCTTGGAAATCTTCGCTCAGTTGCCGTGGCGCAAACAGGTTCTGACGGGCTTGCTCGGCGCCGATCTCTTGGGATTCCAACGCCCCGGAGACGCGTCGAACTTTCGCAGATGCTGCGACAAAATTCTCGGTGTGCAGTTCGACGGCGAACGCACGGAAGTGACCCAAACCCCTCAGGAACAGAATGAGGAGGAAAGCAACGAACGATTCCGACGGGCGTACACGAACGCGATGCCGAATGTGACATCCCGGCGGCGTGCCCGCAAGGAACGCTTGAACCGGGATCTGCCCACATGGATCACCCGGGCGACGTCATACCCGATTTCCATCGATGTCGAGGCCGTCACCGAGATGGCCTCACGACCGGCCACGAAGCGCCGGGCTCGCCAGATTCGCGAGGAATTGGGGAACCCCAAGACCGTCTATCTGGGCGTTGACCGATTGGACTACACCAAAGGCATTCGCCACCGTCTCAAGGCGTACGGCGAGCTCCTCAACGATGGTGACCTCACCGTCGAGAGTTCTGCGATGATTCAGGTTGCCAGCCCGTCCCGTGAACGGGTCGCCTCCTACATTGAGCTGCGAGAGCAGATCGAAGGCATGGTGGGACGCTTGAACGGACAGTTCGACACCATGTCCCATACTGCGATCCGGTATCTGCATCATGGATACCCCTTCGAAGAAATGATCGCTTTGTATCTGGCAACCGACGTTATGGTCGTTTCCTCACTCAGAGACGGCATGAACCTCGTAGCCAAAGAATTCGTGGTGAGCCATCTCGACCACACGGGAGCTCTGGTGCTCTCGGAATTCACCGGTGCGGCCGAGCAACTTCCCGATGCTATTCAGATCAATCCGCACGATATCGATGGCTTCAAAGAGGCGTTGTTGTATGCGAAAAACATGACGATCGAGGAACAACAGGATCGGATGAAAGGCATGCGCGAGCAGATCTTCGCACATGACGTGGAAGATTGGTCGACCCGCTTCCTCGAGGACCTCTCGCGAACCCGCGAAGACTACCTGGGCCCCGAGCCTGCCACGGACGAGATTCCGACTGTCGGCCACATCGACCGGGGGCATGGACCGTTCCCCACGCCTGCCGTCGAGCAGGAGCTCCAGCGCGCGGCTGTAACCGACAACCTCTTGGTAGCGATGGATTTCGACGGGACTTTGGCACCGTTTACAACCGATCCGGAGGAAGCCAGGGCACTCCCCCTCTCTCAGACGGCCCTCGAAACTCTCGCCGGCTTGCCCGAGACGACGGTCGCTCTCATTTCAGGGAGGCCCTTGAGCTTCCTCAGAGAGACTGCAGACCCGCACAACAAGATGCTGCTGTCGGGTTCGCACGGCGCAGAATTCGATCTCTCCGCCGGGGGCCAGGAGTCACCCGAACTTTCGTTGACGGATGCGCAGAGGCACGCCTTGGAAGAGGCAACTCGAGCCGTGGAAGAGCTCGTCCGGAAGCACCCAGGTTCGGAGATCGAACACAAGCCGGCCGGGGTAGGTTTCCACACCCGAACCATGAACGACGACGCCGCTGCCCAGACGGCCGAGGCTGACGCGGTCAAGACCCTCAAGAACATTCCGGGGGTCAAGCTCACTCCGGGGCAGTACGTCGTCGAATGCGCCGTGCTCGAGGTCAACAAAGGCGACGCGATGGAGATCATCCGGGACTTCACGAAGGCCGATACGACGATCTTCGCTGGCGATGACCTGACGGACGAATACGCTTTGGGTGTTCTAGGGGCCGATGACCTAGGTATCAAGGTCGGACGGGCCGAATCCATCGCCCGGGTCCGGGTGACCGGCCCTGAGGCCATGTCGCACGCCCTGGCCCGTTTGGCACACCTGCGCAGGGCGCACGCGGAGAACCCTGATCGGCAGCACGGAACTTTGCCTGACCCTTCGTAG
- a CDS encoding thioredoxin domain-containing protein, giving the protein MASSPSPRSSEAREKARQIAAKQSKRSSKSSRLWWQIGVVVVLVLIIGIIAAVYTHNKKGEIPDSGPVPTSANQYGGIVVTKDGIKKDTSDVDTRDVNDLKTSSASASPDDESKGKETTLPVGMPTADEAKKNGQPARVTIFQDYNCIHCAEFEKANGEEIKKQVLDGDATLEIRNLNFLDQETSTEYSSRAAMAAYSVAEQVSPEKFLDWQAEMFSHQGQGGMSNKELADLADKYGADIKDDLDSNKYRPMVNVTVAESQENGLSGTPTSYVDSTKFTGQSFTDFLNNIKKAKSGS; this is encoded by the coding sequence GTGGCATCCTCTCCTTCGCCGCGGAGCAGCGAGGCGCGAGAAAAGGCGCGCCAAATCGCAGCAAAGCAAAGCAAACGATCCTCAAAGTCGTCCCGCTTGTGGTGGCAAATCGGCGTGGTCGTGGTTCTGGTGCTCATCATCGGCATCATTGCGGCCGTGTACACCCACAACAAGAAGGGCGAGATCCCGGATTCTGGGCCCGTGCCCACGAGCGCCAACCAATACGGAGGCATCGTGGTAACGAAGGACGGGATCAAGAAAGACACCTCCGACGTCGACACCCGAGACGTGAACGACCTGAAAACCTCTTCGGCGTCCGCCTCCCCGGATGATGAGTCCAAGGGCAAGGAAACGACCCTGCCCGTTGGCATGCCGACCGCTGACGAAGCTAAGAAAAACGGCCAGCCTGCTCGCGTGACGATTTTCCAGGACTACAACTGCATCCACTGCGCCGAATTCGAAAAGGCCAACGGCGAAGAGATCAAGAAGCAGGTTCTCGACGGTGATGCCACTCTCGAGATCCGTAACCTGAACTTCTTGGACCAGGAGACCAGCACCGAATACTCCTCTCGTGCTGCAATGGCCGCGTATTCTGTTGCCGAGCAGGTCTCTCCGGAGAAATTCCTCGATTGGCAGGCGGAGATGTTCTCCCACCAGGGCCAGGGCGGAATGTCCAACAAGGAATTGGCGGACCTGGCGGACAAATATGGCGCCGACATCAAGGACGACCTGGACTCCAACAAGTACCGGCCGATGGTCAATGTGACTGTTGCCGAGTCCCAGGAAAACGGCTTGTCCGGAACTCCGACCAGCTACGTGGACAGCACCAAGTTCACCGGTCAGAGCTTTACCGATTTCCTCAACAACATCAAGAAAGCCAAGAGCGGAAGCTGA